One Microbacterium esteraromaticum genomic window carries:
- the mfd gene encoding transcription-repair coupling factor, with product MTVPGILRALEEANLYRDALTWAQTDAEISAVDGLDAPIIAGLLRKRASGGRPASALVVAPTGRRAESVAAALAAYLADAEILTFPAWETLPHERLSPSPDTVGRRLETLRRIVTWTGEKPLVVVASVRAALQPIAANLGDAAPLELRVGGRGVELEDAVEQLVERAYSRVDMVSRRGEFAVRGGILDVFPPTADHPLRVEFFGDEVDQIRAFSVADQRSLPGDVESVSLAASRELLLTAEVRERAGELIARFPAMSAMLEKMSQGIPVEGMESLLPVVAGPLVTLAEYLPEGSAAAVVDPERASARAQNLGETNREFLDAAWSAATSGASAPIDLGAGDFISLARMREIMHERDGVWWRVTPFATDDDAAEHLDSSAIPSFHGNVDGAIAFVEARLGEGWRVVIISSGQGLVERARDVLSDRGLAARIVDHVVDEPEGGVATLVAGSVESGFQVPDARIAVLTDNEFYGRTIGGDQRMVKKLASRRRNVVDPLQLKQGDFVVHSTHGIGRFVEMTKREVSSGGRNAVKTTREYLVLEYAPSKRGYPGDKLFVPTDQLDMLSKYVGGEAPTLSKMGGSDWAAAKGKARRAVRDIAVELVKLYSARMNSKGHAFGPDTPWQRELEEAFPFAETHDQLQTIEEIKADMERPIPMDRLLSGDVGFGKTEVAVRAAFKAIQEGKQVAMLVPTTLLVKQHLETFTERFAGFPVKVRPLSRFQTDKEARLTLQGLVDGSVDMVIGTHRILTDQVIFKDLGLMIIDEEQRFGVEHKDALKKMKTNVDILAMSATPIPRTLEMAVTGIREMSTLQTPPEDRHPILSFVGPRSDKQIAAAIRREILREGQVFFVHNRVQSIQRVASELAELVPEARIAVAHGKMGEHQLEQVVDDFWERKYDVLVSTTIIETGLDISNANTIIIDRADKYGLSQLHQLRGRVGRGRERAYAYFLYDDMKPLSETAADRLQTIAVNNDLGSGMQVALKDLELRGAGNLLGAEQAGHIAGVGFDLYLRMIGEAVATFRGEDTSSEIELRLELPVDARIPEHYIDSERLRLEAYQKLSSAATASAADDAIDLVVEELVDRYGVFPDEVTTLVKVARLRRRAARAGLSDVVAMGSNLRVAPARFEDSMKVRLQRLYPKAKLVGGGEALVVPMPVDSDLIEWVGQLFTAMFPEPVKAQPAGV from the coding sequence GTGACTGTTCCGGGGATCCTGCGCGCCTTGGAAGAGGCGAACCTCTATCGCGACGCCCTCACCTGGGCGCAGACCGATGCCGAGATCTCGGCCGTCGACGGGCTCGACGCCCCGATCATCGCGGGGCTGCTGCGCAAGCGCGCGTCGGGGGGCAGGCCGGCATCCGCTCTCGTCGTGGCCCCCACCGGTCGTCGCGCCGAATCCGTCGCGGCGGCGCTCGCCGCCTACCTCGCCGATGCCGAGATCCTCACCTTCCCGGCCTGGGAGACGCTGCCGCACGAGCGGCTCAGCCCCAGCCCCGACACGGTAGGCAGGCGACTCGAGACGCTGCGGCGCATCGTGACGTGGACCGGTGAGAAGCCGCTCGTCGTCGTCGCCTCGGTGCGAGCGGCCCTGCAGCCCATCGCCGCGAACCTCGGTGACGCCGCACCTCTCGAGCTGCGCGTCGGCGGACGAGGCGTCGAACTCGAAGACGCCGTCGAGCAGCTCGTCGAGCGCGCCTACTCGCGTGTCGACATGGTCTCGCGCCGTGGCGAGTTCGCGGTGCGCGGCGGCATCCTCGACGTCTTCCCTCCCACCGCCGACCACCCGCTGCGCGTGGAGTTCTTCGGCGACGAGGTCGATCAGATCCGCGCCTTCTCGGTCGCCGACCAGCGCTCGCTGCCGGGAGATGTCGAATCGGTCTCCCTCGCGGCGAGCCGCGAGCTGCTGCTCACCGCCGAGGTGCGCGAGCGCGCGGGCGAGCTGATCGCTCGGTTCCCGGCGATGTCCGCGATGCTCGAGAAGATGTCGCAGGGCATCCCCGTCGAGGGCATGGAGTCGCTGCTTCCGGTCGTCGCCGGCCCCCTCGTGACGCTCGCCGAGTACCTTCCCGAGGGCTCCGCCGCAGCAGTCGTCGATCCCGAGCGCGCCAGCGCCCGTGCGCAGAATCTGGGCGAGACGAACCGCGAGTTCCTCGACGCGGCGTGGAGCGCGGCGACGTCGGGCGCCTCTGCGCCGATCGACCTGGGCGCAGGCGACTTCATCAGCCTCGCTCGCATGCGCGAGATCATGCACGAGCGCGACGGCGTGTGGTGGAGGGTCACGCCGTTCGCGACCGACGACGACGCCGCTGAGCACCTCGACTCCTCGGCCATCCCGTCGTTCCACGGCAACGTCGACGGCGCGATCGCCTTCGTCGAGGCGCGCCTCGGCGAAGGCTGGCGGGTCGTCATCATCTCGTCGGGGCAGGGCCTCGTCGAGCGCGCCCGCGACGTGCTGAGCGACCGCGGCCTGGCCGCGCGCATCGTCGATCACGTCGTCGACGAGCCCGAGGGCGGGGTGGCGACGCTGGTCGCCGGGTCCGTCGAGTCGGGTTTCCAGGTTCCGGATGCCAGGATCGCCGTCCTCACCGACAACGAGTTCTACGGCCGCACGATCGGCGGCGACCAGCGCATGGTCAAGAAGCTGGCGTCGCGTCGCCGCAACGTCGTCGACCCGCTGCAGCTGAAGCAGGGCGACTTCGTCGTGCATTCGACGCACGGCATCGGCCGTTTCGTCGAGATGACCAAGCGCGAGGTGTCGTCGGGCGGGCGGAACGCCGTCAAGACGACGCGCGAGTACCTCGTGCTCGAGTACGCGCCATCGAAGCGCGGCTACCCCGGCGACAAGCTCTTCGTGCCCACCGACCAGCTCGACATGCTCTCGAAGTACGTCGGCGGCGAGGCGCCGACGCTGTCGAAGATGGGCGGCAGCGACTGGGCTGCGGCCAAGGGCAAGGCGCGCCGGGCGGTGCGCGACATCGCCGTCGAGCTCGTGAAGCTCTACTCGGCGCGGATGAACTCCAAGGGTCACGCGTTCGGCCCGGACACGCCGTGGCAGCGCGAGCTGGAGGAGGCGTTCCCGTTCGCCGAGACGCACGACCAGCTGCAGACCATCGAAGAGATCAAAGCCGACATGGAGCGGCCCATCCCGATGGACCGCCTGCTCTCCGGAGATGTCGGCTTCGGCAAGACCGAGGTCGCCGTGCGTGCCGCGTTCAAGGCGATCCAGGAGGGCAAGCAGGTCGCGATGCTGGTTCCGACCACCCTGCTCGTCAAGCAGCACCTCGAGACCTTCACCGAGCGGTTCGCCGGCTTCCCGGTGAAGGTGCGTCCGCTCTCGCGATTCCAGACCGACAAAGAGGCGCGGCTCACGCTGCAGGGTCTCGTCGACGGATCGGTCGACATGGTCATCGGCACGCACCGCATCCTCACCGATCAGGTGATCTTCAAAGACCTCGGCCTGATGATCATCGACGAGGAGCAGCGCTTCGGAGTCGAGCACAAGGATGCGCTGAAGAAGATGAAGACGAACGTCGACATCCTCGCGATGAGCGCCACGCCCATCCCGCGCACGCTCGAGATGGCGGTCACAGGCATCCGCGAGATGTCGACACTGCAGACACCGCCGGAGGACAGGCATCCGATCCTCTCCTTCGTCGGCCCGCGAAGCGACAAGCAGATCGCGGCGGCGATCCGCCGCGAGATCCTGCGCGAGGGACAGGTCTTCTTCGTCCACAACCGCGTGCAGTCGATCCAGCGGGTCGCCTCCGAGCTCGCGGAGCTGGTGCCAGAGGCCCGGATCGCGGTCGCGCACGGCAAGATGGGCGAGCACCAGCTCGAGCAGGTCGTCGACGACTTCTGGGAGCGCAAGTACGACGTGCTCGTCTCGACGACCATCATCGAGACCGGCCTCGACATCTCGAACGCGAACACGATCATCATCGACCGGGCCGACAAGTACGGTCTCTCGCAGCTGCATCAGCTGCGCGGACGCGTGGGTCGAGGGCGCGAGCGGGCGTACGCGTACTTCCTCTACGACGATATGAAGCCGCTCAGCGAGACGGCCGCCGACCGGCTGCAGACCATCGCGGTCAACAACGACCTCGGCTCGGGCATGCAGGTGGCGCTGAAGGACCTCGAGTTGCGCGGGGCGGGCAACCTGCTCGGTGCCGAGCAGGCCGGCCACATCGCGGGGGTCGGGTTCGACCTCTACCTGCGCATGATCGGCGAGGCGGTGGCCACGTTCCGCGGCGAAGACACCAGCTCCGAGATCGAGCTGCGCCTCGAGCTTCCGGTGGATGCCCGCATCCCCGAGCACTACATCGACAGTGAGCGGCTGCGCCTGGAGGCGTACCAGAAGCTCTCGTCGGCGGCCACGGCATCCGCCGCGGATGACGCCATCGATCTCGTCGTCGAAGAGCTCGTCGACCGCTACGGCGTGTTCCCCGACGAGGTGACCACGCTGGTGAAGGTCGCGCGGCTGCGCCGCAGGGCGGCGCGGGCAGGGCTCTCGGACGTCGTCGCGATGGGCTCGAACCTGCGTGTCGCGCCGGCGCGCTTCGAGGACTCGATGAAGGTGCGCCTGCAGCGCCTGTATCCGAAGGCGAAGCTGGTCGGCGGGGGTGAGGCGCTGGTCGTGCCGATGCCTGTCGACTCAGACCTGATCGAATGGGTCGGGCAGCTGTTCACCGCGATGTTCCCTGAGCCGGTGAAGGCGCAGCCCGCGGGCGTCTGA
- the cydC gene encoding thiol reductant ABC exporter subunit CydC, translating into MSADDPDDPWVREASRPKTPTRRPDLSSVPRPALYGLGMLAALRALGLVLIAEAVARGVAGLAASGLTPDATRTILIVGVAGALLRAGAEWATSVASRRIATSVKSDLRRRLWRRIAEGGRTGGGTAVLAADGLDDLDDYFIQSLPALIAAAVVPLLVGVRILGADWLSALIIVITVPLVPLFMILIGKHTQQRTDAALTALTRLADHLTELARGLPVLVGLGRVDEQTRALDGIQRRYRARTEETLRWAFLSALALELIATISVAVVAVFLGLRLLNGTMTLEPALIALILAPECFTALREVGTAFHASQDGLSALERAKRIVDEPARRDARAETGGPMRIDALSVAYPGRRMPALRAVTGDLAGITAVTGRSGAGKSTLLGALSGVLPADAEIAGAVRGVDADAVAWAPQAPRMFAATPREELALYGTGTDALDELGLGGLADAATAELSPGELRRLAVARALARVDAGARLLVLDEPTAHLDRVAARLVRDAVLRRADRCAIVLATHEPETLALADRVISVDTPAGDARAAGVPAGGLPAGEDRPGIEGDADLEGRTEPGHPAGSSPAFGGEPRSRRTLTLAGLLRPHAWLWAGSTALSALAAGLAVALTAVSGWLIVRASVEEYIMYLLVAIVGVRAFGIGRAAGRYADRLVTHRATFLVVDALRLRLWRAIAARGAGSRRLLEGGAPLDYLVTLADDLRDQLPRVVPPIGAGVLVVAGTIITAAFVTPHIVVLIAATLVAAVALATILAIVSERDASADRVEARSAIVRGTAALASAADDLRSNGVAGDALGALDRHAMGLAAAERRAAWSAGLGAAVITVSTTLLAVLVPVLSPGLPAESASVVALLSLALLEPLAALVGAVHRLPALRALLQRLDTVLRPSPAPQWGQARPDALIRLTLDRVTIRYPGAPRPAVEDVTAEVRRGGWLVLDGPSGSGKSTLLSAMMGALPVASGAILADGRPLTTLDERAWRDRVAWCPQDAYVFDSTLRGNLLLARARDDAPDDDVLRAALAQAGLTDLLHELGDDLGARVGPGGSALSGGERQRLAVARALLTRAEIVLLDEPTAHLDQPTAAAMMADIREATADRIVVLVSHRRADRRGDDELVHLGSSAVAAAGDRTSA; encoded by the coding sequence GTGAGTGCTGACGATCCGGACGACCCATGGGTGCGGGAGGCGTCGCGTCCGAAGACGCCGACGCGCCGACCCGACCTCTCGTCGGTGCCACGACCGGCGCTCTACGGGCTCGGCATGCTCGCAGCCCTGCGGGCGCTCGGGCTCGTGCTCATCGCCGAGGCCGTTGCGCGCGGCGTCGCCGGCCTCGCAGCATCCGGACTCACTCCCGATGCGACCCGCACGATCCTCATCGTGGGCGTGGCAGGCGCACTGCTGCGCGCTGGAGCGGAGTGGGCCACGTCAGTGGCGTCGCGCCGCATCGCGACGTCGGTCAAGAGCGACCTGCGCCGACGACTCTGGCGTCGTATCGCCGAAGGCGGGCGGACAGGCGGCGGCACCGCGGTGCTCGCAGCCGACGGACTCGACGACCTCGACGACTACTTCATCCAGTCGCTGCCTGCACTCATCGCGGCGGCGGTCGTGCCGCTGCTCGTCGGCGTGCGGATCCTCGGCGCCGACTGGCTCAGCGCCCTGATCATCGTGATCACCGTGCCGCTCGTGCCGCTGTTCATGATCCTGATCGGCAAGCACACGCAGCAGCGCACCGACGCGGCGCTCACCGCGCTCACCCGCCTCGCCGACCACCTCACCGAGCTCGCCCGCGGACTGCCCGTGCTCGTCGGTCTCGGACGGGTCGACGAGCAGACCCGCGCGCTCGACGGCATCCAGCGCCGCTATCGGGCCCGCACAGAGGAGACGCTGCGCTGGGCGTTCCTGTCGGCACTGGCCCTCGAGCTCATCGCGACCATCTCGGTCGCGGTCGTGGCCGTCTTCCTCGGTCTGCGGCTGCTGAACGGCACGATGACGCTGGAGCCCGCTCTCATAGCGCTCATCCTGGCACCCGAGTGCTTCACCGCCCTGCGCGAGGTCGGCACCGCCTTCCACGCCTCGCAGGACGGACTCTCCGCCCTCGAGCGCGCGAAGAGAATCGTCGACGAACCGGCACGTCGTGACGCCAGAGCCGAGACGGGCGGTCCGATGCGCATCGACGCGCTGAGCGTGGCCTATCCGGGTCGCCGGATGCCCGCGCTGCGCGCCGTGACGGGCGACCTCGCCGGCATCACAGCCGTCACGGGACGCAGCGGGGCCGGCAAGTCGACGCTGCTCGGCGCGCTCTCCGGCGTGCTTCCGGCCGACGCCGAGATCGCGGGTGCGGTTCGCGGAGTGGATGCGGATGCCGTGGCCTGGGCTCCCCAGGCGCCGCGCATGTTCGCCGCGACACCCCGGGAGGAGCTCGCGCTGTACGGCACCGGAACGGACGCGCTGGACGAGCTGGGTCTCGGGGGGCTGGCCGACGCGGCGACCGCCGAACTGAGCCCAGGAGAGCTGCGACGTCTGGCGGTCGCGCGGGCGCTCGCACGCGTGGACGCGGGAGCCCGGCTGCTCGTGCTCGACGAGCCGACGGCCCACCTCGACCGCGTGGCTGCTCGACTGGTGCGCGACGCGGTGCTGCGCCGCGCCGATCGCTGCGCGATCGTGCTCGCCACTCACGAACCCGAGACGCTCGCCCTCGCCGACCGCGTCATCTCGGTCGACACGCCGGCCGGTGACGCGCGCGCCGCCGGTGTCCCTGCTGGCGGGCTTCCGGCTGGCGAAGATCGGCCGGGAATCGAGGGTGACGCCGATCTTGAAGGGCGGACCGAACCAGGGCATCCTGCAGGATCGTCTCCGGCCTTCGGAGGTGAGCCGCGCTCGCGACGCACGCTGACCCTCGCAGGCCTGCTGCGCCCGCACGCCTGGCTCTGGGCCGGTTCCACTGCTCTGTCGGCGCTCGCTGCCGGTCTCGCCGTCGCGCTCACCGCGGTGTCGGGCTGGCTGATCGTGCGCGCCAGCGTCGAGGAGTACATCATGTACCTGCTCGTCGCGATCGTCGGCGTGCGCGCGTTCGGCATCGGCCGGGCGGCCGGACGGTACGCCGATCGCCTTGTCACGCACCGGGCCACGTTCCTCGTCGTCGATGCGCTGCGCCTTCGCCTGTGGCGTGCCATCGCCGCCCGCGGAGCGGGCTCCCGACGTCTGCTCGAGGGCGGTGCCCCGCTCGACTACCTCGTCACCCTCGCCGATGATCTTCGCGATCAGCTGCCGCGCGTCGTGCCGCCGATCGGCGCCGGTGTGCTGGTCGTCGCAGGCACCATCATCACTGCCGCATTCGTCACCCCGCACATCGTCGTCCTCATCGCCGCGACGCTCGTCGCAGCGGTCGCGCTCGCGACCATCCTGGCCATCGTCAGCGAGCGCGACGCCTCAGCCGACCGTGTCGAGGCCCGGTCGGCCATCGTGCGCGGGACCGCGGCCCTCGCCTCCGCCGCCGACGACCTGCGGAGCAACGGAGTCGCCGGTGACGCTCTCGGAGCACTCGACCGGCACGCCATGGGGCTGGCCGCCGCCGAGCGGCGCGCGGCGTGGTCGGCAGGCCTCGGTGCAGCCGTGATCACCGTCTCGACGACCCTGCTCGCGGTGCTCGTCCCCGTGCTGTCGCCCGGCCTGCCGGCCGAGTCCGCGTCGGTCGTCGCACTGCTGTCGCTGGCCCTGCTCGAGCCGCTCGCCGCACTCGTCGGCGCCGTGCACCGCCTGCCGGCGCTGCGTGCGCTGCTGCAGCGCCTCGACACAGTGCTGCGTCCGTCACCGGCACCGCAGTGGGGCCAGGCGCGTCCGGATGCCCTGATCCGACTCACGCTCGACAGGGTGACGATCCGGTATCCGGGGGCCCCGCGCCCGGCGGTCGAAGACGTCACCGCCGAGGTCAGGAGGGGCGGGTGGCTCGTGCTCGACGGCCCGTCCGGCTCAGGCAAGTCGACGCTGCTCTCGGCGATGATGGGCGCTCTTCCCGTGGCATCCGGGGCCATCCTCGCCGACGGACGGCCGCTCACGACCTTGGACGAGCGCGCCTGGCGTGATCGAGTCGCCTGGTGCCCACAGGACGCCTACGTCTTCGATTCGACGCTGCGCGGCAATCTGCTGCTCGCGCGCGCTCGCGACGACGCCCCGGACGACGACGTACTGCGCGCCGCGCTCGCGCAGGCGGGGCTAACCGACCTGCTGCACGAGCTCGGCGACGACCTCGGCGCGCGGGTCGGCCCTGGCGGATCCGCCCTGTCCGGGGGTGAGCGTCAGCGTCTCGCCGTCGCTCGGGCGCTGCTCACCCGGGCCGAGATCGTCCTGCTCGACGAGCCCACCGCGCACCTCGACCAGCCGACCGCCGCAGCCATGATGGCCGACATCCGCGAGGCGACCGCCGATCGGATCGTCGTGCTCGTCTCGCATCGCCGGGCGGACAGGCGGGGCGACGACGAGCTGGTGCATCTCGGCAGCTCCGCTGTCGCGGCTGCGGGCGACCGCACATCCGCATGA
- a CDS encoding M56 family metallopeptidase: MLSAVSAAAQNGALVIPHGVVIFGAVALGLIAIGLAWPAPVALSRASWPMRAPVMALLLWQAIGLAGGLSMIGALALTGYATLPGHPWLAPVPAVLFTVYLLTHLGVTIVQVTRQRHRHLALLEMLTSPHPTRARTRVIDDAVPMAYCLPNGPRSVTVLSQGLLDRLDPDELVAVIAHERAHVEQRHDLLLLAFRAWRSALPWFPIAARAEVEVAALVEMLADDHARREVRDEVLARAILQVGASGVPGADQPVSGSTRVSDRFRRLAG, translated from the coding sequence ATGCTGAGCGCCGTGTCCGCCGCCGCGCAGAACGGCGCTCTGGTGATCCCGCACGGGGTCGTCATCTTCGGCGCGGTCGCCTTGGGGCTGATCGCCATCGGCCTCGCCTGGCCGGCCCCCGTCGCACTGTCGCGCGCCTCATGGCCGATGCGCGCTCCCGTGATGGCCCTGCTGCTGTGGCAGGCCATCGGCCTCGCCGGCGGGCTGTCGATGATCGGTGCTCTCGCCCTGACCGGGTACGCCACCCTCCCCGGGCATCCGTGGCTCGCGCCCGTCCCCGCTGTGCTTTTCACGGTCTACCTGCTCACCCATCTGGGCGTCACGATCGTGCAGGTGACGAGGCAGCGCCACCGCCACCTCGCTCTGCTCGAGATGCTCACCTCACCGCATCCCACCCGCGCCCGCACCCGCGTCATCGACGACGCCGTGCCGATGGCCTACTGCCTGCCGAACGGACCGCGTTCGGTGACCGTGCTCTCGCAGGGGCTTCTCGATCGCCTCGACCCCGACGAGCTGGTCGCGGTGATCGCACATGAGCGGGCGCACGTCGAGCAGCGTCATGACCTGCTGCTGCTCGCCTTCCGCGCATGGCGCTCCGCCCTGCCGTGGTTCCCGATCGCAGCACGGGCCGAGGTCGAGGTCGCAGCCCTCGTCGAGATGCTCGCCGACGACCACGCCCGGCGCGAGGTGCGCGACGAGGTGCTGGCGAGGGCGATCCTGCAGGTCGGCGCGAGCGGGGTGCCCGGTGCCGATCAGCCTGTCTCCGGGTCGACGCGCGTGAGCGACCGGTTCCGCCGGCTCGCCGGTTGA
- a CDS encoding BlaI/MecI/CopY family transcriptional regulator: protein MGTLGELERAVMDAIWDADDALSAYDVQSQLEAAGRALAVTTLLTVLSRLEKKGFVASDRSARPHRYSAVASRADHVAELMHSVLGDAGDRTAVLERFVGGVSAEDAAVLRQLLGRSG from the coding sequence ATGGGAACGCTCGGAGAACTGGAACGGGCCGTGATGGACGCCATCTGGGACGCCGACGACGCCCTCAGCGCGTACGACGTGCAGTCGCAGCTGGAGGCAGCGGGCCGAGCCCTTGCGGTGACCACGCTGCTGACCGTGCTCTCGCGTCTCGAGAAGAAGGGCTTCGTCGCCTCGGACCGCTCCGCCCGCCCGCACCGCTACAGCGCGGTCGCCTCCCGCGCCGATCACGTCGCCGAGCTGATGCACTCGGTGCTCGGCGATGCGGGCGACCGCACGGCCGTGCTTGAGCGCTTCGTCGGCGGAGTCTCCGCCGAGGACGCGGCCGTGCTGCGACAGCTGCTCGGCCGATCCGGCTGA
- the cydB gene encoding cytochrome d ubiquinol oxidase subunit II, whose protein sequence is MEPLPVVWFIAIAVLWTGYLLLEGFDLGVGMHMVFSTRSERDRRVMLNTIGPVWDGNEVWLITAGAAMFAAFPAWYASLFSTLYVPLTITLVGLIVRAVGIEYRGKIHTERWRTFWTWMIGLGSLVVAFCVGAALALTSTGLPIDANGDRVGGPFVWLTLPAVVGGLAVVGFALLHSATFLGLKADGPVRERAGRFAARWVPVCLAPAAAWAIWVQLAHGGSVLAWTLIAFAVVAAALGWAAARRRHEGRAFIGFAGFGLFGAAAIFAGMFPLLLPSTVDAAFDLTVWNSANGPYTLGVMTVVAAVSLPVILLYQAWSYWIFRKRVTPGMIPEVHIVLPAVLRAR, encoded by the coding sequence ATGGAACCGCTTCCCGTCGTCTGGTTCATCGCCATCGCCGTGCTGTGGACCGGCTACCTGCTGCTGGAGGGCTTCGACCTCGGCGTGGGCATGCACATGGTGTTCTCCACCCGTTCCGAGCGTGACCGCCGCGTCATGCTCAACACGATCGGCCCCGTGTGGGACGGCAACGAGGTGTGGCTGATCACCGCGGGGGCGGCGATGTTCGCCGCGTTCCCGGCCTGGTACGCATCGCTGTTCTCGACGCTCTACGTGCCGCTGACGATCACGCTCGTCGGTCTCATCGTGCGCGCCGTCGGCATCGAGTATCGAGGCAAGATCCACACCGAGCGCTGGCGCACCTTCTGGACCTGGATGATCGGCCTCGGCTCGCTCGTCGTCGCATTCTGCGTCGGCGCCGCGCTGGCGCTGACCTCGACCGGGCTGCCGATCGACGCGAACGGCGACCGCGTCGGCGGTCCGTTCGTCTGGCTCACTCTGCCCGCGGTGGTCGGAGGTCTCGCGGTCGTGGGGTTCGCGCTGCTGCACTCGGCGACCTTCCTCGGGCTCAAGGCCGACGGACCTGTGCGCGAGCGGGCGGGGCGGTTCGCCGCACGCTGGGTGCCCGTCTGCCTGGCGCCGGCGGCGGCCTGGGCGATCTGGGTGCAGCTGGCCCACGGCGGCAGCGTGCTCGCATGGACGCTCATCGCGTTCGCGGTTGTCGCCGCAGCGCTCGGCTGGGCGGCGGCACGACGCCGGCACGAGGGACGGGCCTTCATCGGCTTCGCCGGCTTCGGGCTGTTCGGGGCGGCGGCGATCTTCGCCGGCATGTTCCCGCTGCTGCTTCCGTCGACGGTGGATGCCGCCTTCGACCTCACGGTGTGGAACTCGGCCAACGGACCATACACACTCGGCGTCATGACCGTGGTCGCCGCCGTCTCGCTGCCGGTCATCCTGCTCTACCAGGCGTGGAGCTACTGGATCTTCCGCAAGAGGGTGACCCCCGGCATGATCCCCGAGGTGCACATCGTGCTGCCTGCGGTGCTGCGCGCCCGCTGA
- a CDS encoding gamma carbonic anhydrase family protein, with protein MMYEHLGARPRIHDTAVVAPTAVISGDVEIGPHCQVLHGAVITAEGGPITLGEHVIVMENALIRATAANAVHIGDHTLVGTLASIAGATVGEEVFLASGARVFNGALIGPRCEVRVNAIVQRRAVLPEGSVVPIGWVAVGDPVRLLSPDQADEISAAMPDLDFPGHVFGVDRDTPDLMVQLTERYASSLARHADDHRV; from the coding sequence ATGATGTACGAGCACCTCGGGGCTCGGCCCCGCATCCACGACACCGCCGTCGTGGCGCCGACAGCAGTGATCTCGGGCGACGTCGAGATCGGCCCGCACTGCCAGGTGCTGCACGGAGCCGTGATCACGGCAGAGGGCGGGCCGATCACGCTCGGCGAGCATGTCATCGTGATGGAGAACGCGCTGATCCGCGCGACCGCCGCGAATGCCGTGCACATCGGCGACCACACCCTGGTGGGCACGCTGGCCAGCATCGCAGGCGCGACCGTCGGGGAGGAGGTCTTCCTGGCATCCGGAGCTCGCGTCTTCAACGGTGCCCTGATCGGACCTCGCTGCGAGGTGCGCGTCAACGCGATCGTCCAGCGCCGGGCGGTGCTGCCCGAGGGCAGCGTCGTGCCGATCGGCTGGGTCGCCGTCGGCGACCCGGTGCGCCTGCTCTCGCCCGACCAGGCCGACGAGATCTCCGCCGCGATGCCCGACCTCGACTTCCCCGGTCATGTCTTCGGCGTCGACCGCGACACCCCCGACCTGATGGTGCAGCTCACCGAGCGGTACGCCAGCTCACTGGCACGGCACGCCGACGATCACCGCGTCTGA